From Capricornis sumatraensis isolate serow.1 chromosome 19, serow.2, whole genome shotgun sequence:
GAGCAAGTGCTGTGCCCACTGCCACTAAAATCTCTGAGGAGAAGCTCCAGTTCAGTACACACACACCTTGCTTCCCTGAAGAAAGAACCCGAGGTGACCAGAAGCCACCAGCGTGGTCACTGTCCCATCCAGAGATGTTGTGTGTGACTGGGACAACCAATCCAAGGGCAGGGCCTGCCTTCCAAGTCACCCATATTTCCCCGTCATCTACTGACTCGATGCCACTTtgcacttttccttttcttcccagaaGTGACACAGGATAGACTCTGGTCGGACTATCAGTCTCCAGTGACACCTGGCCTGgatccctcctcttcccctcagaGGCACCTGTCCTCTTCCCCAACTGAAGGTCCCTAGTCCTCAGCCAAAGTCCAGATTCCGTGTTTCTCCTCAAGGAGAACTGTCCTGTCCACAAGTTACTTACCCTAAGGAAGAAGAGGGACAAGTGAACAGGCACCCGGAATAAAGTGCCGTGAATGCCAGAGgtttggggtgggagtggggccaGTCACAAAGGCAAGGAGACATCCTTCCCCAGAGGGTCGGTGAATCCACGGAGGAGGGTAAGCTTCACTTGGGTATCCACCAGGAAGGTATTAACACCAACTTGTTGACATGTGGTCTCCCTTGGCAGGGCCTGAGATGTAGGCAGGGCCTTCATCCTCTCTGCCTAGTAATCCAGGAATGTTTGCTGACATGGGTGCATTAGATTAACACGGCTTAGGATGCTAGCCCTCAACACAGCCAACGCCCCGCAGTACCTCTGTACTCCCCAGATAACCTTGTTTCCTCCAGCAGCTTCGAATGTCTGCCTGCATACATTTACAGACTTGAGCTAGAAAAAGAATAATGCATAACCCTGTAGCCCATCCTCaaggagggaaggcaggagcTTAAGTCACTACGAATGCACAGCTTTAAGAGTATGCTAGAGGGTAGAGAGAGCTGAGAGAGGCATGTCTTAGAGGGAGGCCCATCACAGAGGGCAATGCCTTGATCCCTTCAGTGGCCCTCAGCTCAGAAGCACAAGGTTCCCAGGGCACACAGACTTGGTCTTGCTTAAGTCATgccaaacagattcacagacaccaATAACTAAACAATCATAAGGCCAAGTTAATAATTTACCTTTTCAGTAGCTAATCATGTTTGCCCAGGACATTACCTGAAATGCATAGTTCAGGCACACATTCGACAGGGATTTCATAGCACCAAGTACCCTTATTTAGTAAACTGTGAGCGCCTGGTTGGGGGAAAGAATGCAGCCAAATGAGGCAGAGACCCAGAAACGGGAGATGGAATTGTGCAATGAGCTTGGCGTCAAGCTGGAGTTCAAACATTGCACTATTTACTAGACAGGTGACTTGAGGAAACTTAATCTTCCTGAGTCTCTttgctcacctgtaaaatgggcataacaaCACTTCCTCATGTGAATGTTAAGGAATTAAATGAGGTTACACGTACATAAGTAGGGTTACACATCCTACATTTCTCTATGGTTATATTCATCTGGAAAGGCTGTGTGGTATAATGGCTAAGAGAACAAACCCTGGGAGCAGAGAGATCTGATTCTAGCTCTCCCACTTACTAATATATCTAGGGCAAGCTGCTTTTTTCCAGTAAGCTTCAGtttgctcatttgtaaaatgggaataaagatTCCTCAGAGGCAAAGAAGTGAAATAGTGTATTCAAAGGACTTAGAAAATTCTAGGTTATGAAAAACATTCAACAAATGGTatgtttgagatttttaaaaattgtccatGATTAGACACAATGAATAACACAcgtactaaaaattaaaattagtacTAACTTCAATGAAATTAAATACAGGGCCATCAAACATGATCCAAAAAGTTATCACTTCGTATTTAGTTATTAAAAAACTTTTTGAGGAAGCCAGGCCTCTAGCCTCAGACTAGTTTCATGCTCATAAACTAGTTtctaaaataatgtcatttgtgtGCAGTCATGCAAAACTCAAAGTTTCAATACTGCTAAGTCATGCCTCAGCGTGAACCAGAGAAGCATGTCTGGATCTATCTTTCCAGTTTGTGTGACTGGAATCCTGGTATCCATAAAGCATTATGCATTTGGTTTAACATCGTGTGATTATAATAAAAGCCCCTGCAGCAAGGGACAGATCACTTCTCTCAATTCTGGATCACCCCTTTTATTTATTCGCTCCCTTCTATTTATTCTTCCCACTGACCCTGTCGGGTTCTAAATGATTTATGAAGCTTATAAAACCTTGCAAGAGTAATCTtgaactttgattttaaaaataaacattttttaatcctAACCTTGCAAATTTGAATGGTGTAAATCAAAGGTCAGCCCCTTATCCAACTCACCCTGTCCTCAGCAACACTGCTACTTCATCCAGATCCGGGAAACCACACAGCTGCCCAGGACACTGCTCCAACCGCTCGGTTATTTGGCTCTTACTCTATTATAATCAAGTATGTTTCCACATTTCAAGGTGGACTCTGCATTTTTACAGTCGCAACCGAAATTGTACACAAAATAGAAGTATCTGAAAGAATGAGAATGTTTCTGTAATCACCAAAACTAAAATTTGAGAAGGTCCTGGTAAACTGTAATCATTTGCAGGTGAATACACTGGACCTGGAACCTCATTAGTACACCCACTTTGGTCTCTGCTTTCCCAGCAAGGAGGTCACAATTCGGAAACactggggggggggcgggggcaatGATTCCATGAACGGTAAGGTGATGCGAGGCTTATTTTGAGCAGTGTTGGTAGAGCACGAGAACATGGAGACATTCCCCACGCCAAGATCACTTCCAggaggtccaggggttaagaattacTTTCGTGTTTTCCTCTTTAGAAAACATGTGGACAACAGACACCAGTCAAGCTTGGCCTGCAGAGCGGGCGCCGGGGAAGGGGCGAGGCGGACGGCTGAATCACGATCGCCGCGACCACGCACACCTGAGCTTCGGAGGATAAAAGGCGGCACGTGGGACGAAAGACGCAGACCCTCTAAGCTTCGCCCTCTGCCCAGGCCTAGGGAATTGtggaagaaaacaaacttctttctcaagactggaGGACGAGGGTCACCGGAAAAGAAGGGACAGAGAGGAAGCCCCGAGAGTTCCCGCACCCGTCTCGGGAACACCTGAGGGAACGCGGCCTCGGGAGCCGCGACACAGCCAGCGGGGGAGGGTAAGGACCAACCGCCATCTTCCCCGGCGCCCAAACCGACAAAGCGCAGTGTAGCGGCGGACCTCCGCCGCCGAGGCCCGCCCACTCTCGCGAGACCGCGAAGGCCTCTGGGAAAAGCGGGGGAAGGGAGAGCGAGAGAAGGAAGCCGGAgcgcggggctgggggcgggcggAGGCGGCGAGTGGAGCCTCAGGAAGCAGAAAGGGCGGGGAAAAACGCGACAGACGCGGCATGCAGGCCAATGACGAGCGAGCTCGGGCGAACCGCCAGCCAATGGGCTGTGCGGCTTGGCGCGGGGGGCGGGCGCTGGGGCCGAGGATAGCTTGAGCGCGGCGGCGGCGTTGTTCAGTCAGAGCGAGAACATTCCAGAGGTGAGTCCGGTGGAGGGGCGGTAgccccgcgccccctcccccgTCTTCCCCGCCCCCCTCGACCCCCGCGGGCCGCTGGCTGGCGGGGAAGGCGCCCCGACGCCCGCAGCTCACTGCGCCGTCTCTCCGCGCCAGGTCGCCAGGCCCCGGGCGCTGAAGGGTGTGGACCCCGGACGTCGCTGGGACAGCCCCTCCCCGCTGCTCGGCGGCGCCTGGCCCGGCCGCTGCTCGCTGCGCTGCCTccgccgcctccgccgccgcTCCTCGGACTCGGGTTCGCGCGCCTCACTTCATCCCAGTCCCGGGCGAGCAGCGTTGGGTTTATGTCTTTATTTGACGAAAACGGTGAGTCGGCGAGCGGGCGGGCTCGGGCCGGTGGGGAGATGGCGGCCGCACAAGATGGCGGCGCGCCGCGTGACCCGCGCGCGCgcgtgagtgtgtgtttgtgagcgcgcgcgcgcgtgtgtgtgagtgtgtggcgCAGTTCGGGCGGGCGGCGGGGCCGGCCTCCGCGTCCCCTCCTCCTCGCCGCACCCGCCTCTCCTgcggccccgccgccgcccgggGCTGACTCAGGCCTAATTGCTGCATTTATGAGTCATCgccgcggcggggcggggcggggccggcgccCCTCGGCCGGTTTCGCTTCCCCCGGCGGAGCGGCGGCCCTGCGTCCGCGGAGGGCGCCCCGGGCGGCGCACATGGCGGAGCTGCCGTGGAAGCTGGCGATGTCGCCGCCGGCGCCGCGCCCGCCTTGCGGGTGCCGCCGGGTCAGCCCTGACAGCTGGGGGCCGGCGCGAAGGTGGCCGGGTGTTTGCATAGAGAAGGGGAAGGGGTCCACACTCCGCGCGCGCCAGTCGGGCAAGATCGTGCTCCGCGGGCGTAGTTAACGGAAGTGTGGTTCTGAAGTAAGCGCTCGCCGCCAAAGGCTTCGACATCGAAGATCAATTCCACAGCCTGCCGTCTTGAAGTGATGTTGATGTGTCTGAGAAGTTTGTGGGTACCACAGTCtgggttggtgggggtgggggtaggtctGGGTTGGTCCTTCGGTTAAAATACGGCCAACCCACGGAAGCAAGCCGTCGACATGATGACTGGTCTGATGAAAAGCTGATGCAGCGTAATTTGTCCTGTTTCAGTCAGGCATCGACCAAAAAAAAGTCACATCTTCGTCAAAATGAAGGCTTTTTGTTGCTACACGTGTCCCGTGTTACGTGAGACTAGTAGCTGTTCTTTGTACATAAACTCATGGTTTTAACGTAGGGGAAGTAGGCGTAATTATACAGAACGGACAGGGAGGGATTTCGTTGCAGGAGTTGTTAAACGTGGGGATTGGTTTGTTTTCTCTTCCAGAGCTGTTGCGCAGCCACTGGCACCTGTATTGGGGAAACATAGCATACAAGCAAGAAGCTTACAGCCTCAGCGGCGAAAAATTTTTCATGTCAGAGACCGAGAACTCTTGCAGTCGTTTATGTCATCCCTTCTTCTCCAGACAGAGGATACCAAAAAATTGCAATCAAAGATCTCTTCATCTTATTGATAAAGTCACTAATAAGCCAAAATGTCTGTCAACGTCAACCGCAGCGTGTCAGACCAGTTCTATCGCTACAAGATGCCCCGTCTGATTGCCAAGGTAATACTAAATCTTCATTTTAGTAACAAGTGCTAAGCTTTTTTTATGGATTATTAAAGGTTACTTCTCCCAGTGTGGACAAtgcaaaattaaactttttacttCCTTTAGGTTGAGGGCAAAGGAAATGGAATCAAGACAGTTATAGTCAACATGGTTGACGTAGCGAAAGCGCTTAATCGGCCTCCAACGTGTAAGTAATGCCTCTTGAAAGGCAAATTATTGACATAATTGTGATGCTCTCTGGTCTGCAAATCTTGCCTGAATTGAGTTAGCTTTTGAGTTAAATGGAAACTTGGATTTAAAACTGATTGATAGCGTTAGTTAGTATATAAAATTACCAGGGCAATGCTTTCTTAATCTTGTCCATTTAAAAACAGTgatagattcatgttgatgtatcgcaaaaccaatacagtattgtaaagtaaaataagtaaaaaaaaataataaaaattaaaaagagtgaTAATTCTATAAATGAGAGCAAGTAGCCAAAGaatcctagagtaggaaatggcaacccactgtagtattcttgcctaggaaatcccatggacaaaagacccttgtagggtacagtccatggggtcaaaaaaagtcgggcatgacttgagtgacttagcactcatccAGAGATGAGTTAAttgtaataaattaaaatttttttccccccaaatagaTCCCACCAAATATTTTGGTTGTGAGCTGGGAGCACAGACCCAGTTTGATGTTAAGAATGACCGTTACATTGTCAATGGATCTCATGAGGCGAATAAGCTGCAAGACATGTTGGAtggattcattaaaaaatttgttCTCTGTCCTGAGTGTGAGAATCCTGAAACAGATCTGGTGAGTGCCTTTGAGGTTCTTGTCAGTAGGAGAAAAAACGAATTCTTTTGATGTTAAACTGGTGTTTAGGTGGCTTTTGATGGTTAGTTTCACactttgtttttgaatttttatcatgTATTAATGGGtgacatatttttccttttttgacagCATGTCAATCCAAAGAAGCAAACAATAGGTAATTCTTGTAAAGCCTGTGGCTATCGAGGCATGCTTGACACACATCATAAACTCTGCACATTCATTCTCAAAAACCCACCTGGTAAGAGCTTGTGATGAACTTCTAAAACCTTAACATAAAGCAACTGATTGTTGAAAACAGTGGAAGTGTCTTTACCACTATATAGAATAAGGTTAACCCTTGAACACCTGTGCAGGTGAAAGTTTGCTTATAACAATAAGGTCAGCCCTGTGTATACAAGGATCAACCAACCAACAGTGAATAGTGTAGAACTGTAGTATAATTATTGGGGGGGGGGAAACTCCATGTAAATGGATCTGTGTGGTTTCAACTTATATCAAAAGTCAGCTGTTTGATAAACCTGCTGTTGTATGTACTATTAAAGGTCAAGTACAGGCTACCATTAAACTCAACCATATCCTCAATTTTTAAGACATTTTAGGATGTATGAAATATTGGACAAATTGTGATGGGGTCATAGTAAAGATCTACTTCTggaattgttcagttgctaagttgagtcggactctgcaaccccatggattgcttCTGGAATACTCATTCATACATGAGGGCCTTGGCTCAGTAGGCCAAAGTGGCTTTAGAGCATGCAAGCAACACTCTGTGGCAGATAATCAAAATTGTCTGACACAATTTGAGCTTGCTATAGCAAGAAAGTCTAACCTATTCCGGTGTTCTCTTTTCTGTGAGACTAGCCGTTACATAGACTTGAACACAGTTCTAGTTTTTGGCTGAAGCATAGTTGAGAATACCCTTGTTTATCAGTTTATGAGGAGTGGAAAGAGAGGGTCATGAGTGCCAACTTTTAACTTTAAGTACTTGTGTGGTCTTtttttcattgttcagtcgctacaTGGCATCCAACTCTTAATTTTACTAAAACAGCTAATACCTCTGATATTTACTGGCTTTTCTTTCTTAGACTCAGTTGCTTACCTGTGAAACATAGTGGATGAATTTGATTTATGAACTCTTTTAGAATTATAGGTAGCATTTTCTGTGGTTTTCTGAGGGCAGGGTTTTAAATGTTAATGGTGGGCAATAAGGTGTAATATAACTCATGGTACTCACTCAACTTTGCTTTTTAATCCGTGTAGAGAATAGTGACAGtagcacaggaaaaaaagaaaaggaaaagaaaaatagaaagggcAAAGACAAGGAAAATGGCTCCGTTTCCACCAGTgagacaccaccaccaccaccaccaaatgaAATCAGTCCTCCTCCACATGCTGTGGTGAGTGCAAGGTTTGAGGGGGGTGATGGGCACTAAAATTGTGTAAAATGTGACGTTTGGTTGAGGTGTGCAGAAACAAACTGCTTTTCTGTGAACAACGTACCAGTACATTGGGTTCCAGGTGCTTATTGGTTGATTAGAAGTAAATAGAAATTTAGTGAGAAAATGATAATTTCACtagaaatctggattttttttttttttttttacacctttAAGGTCTCTTTGGCCAagcatttttgttattaaaaacaggaagaagaggaggatgaCGACTGGGGGGAGGATACAACAGAGGAAGCTCAAAGGCGTAGAATGGATGAGATCAGTGACCACGCAAAGGTTTTAACCCTCAGCGATGATTTGGAAAGGACTATTGAAGAGCGAGTCAATATCCTGTTTGATTTTGTGAAGGTAAAAACATTGTGTTGATCAGTAAGTCAGCTTCTACCCAGCCTTGAGCTTTTgctagatatttatttattacctTAAGCTGCTTGTTCAAAAATTTTTTGAGGGTGGTTCCAGGCAGTTTTTGGCAAGTGTGTATTATTTAGAAGTTCTAGAATGTTAAGTAAGGGAAAGGTTCATCAGAGTAGTGACtgtggtgctgtgcttagtcactcaagttGTGTgcagctcttttgcgaccccgtggactgcagccttccagactctGTGGAATTGTCCAGTCCTGAGTGGGTAACTGTttgcttctctaggggatcttcccaacccagggatcaaacccatgtcctcctgcattgcaggcagattctttagtatcagagctaccagggaagccccagggacagTGCAAAATGTGCGTCCATCTCActgaattgcctttttttttttttttaaacttccgtttatttgcagaaaaagaaagaagaaggtaTTATTGACTCATCTGACAAAGAGATTGTAGCTGAAGCAGAAAGACTGGATGTAAAAGCCATGGGCCCTCTTGTTTTGACTGAAGTTCTTTTTAATGAGAAGATTAGAGAACAAATTAAGAAATACAGGCGCCATTTCTTACGAGTAAGCGAATTGTTCTGTGTTCATAGTGAGATTTGCAGATGCGTGACTTTGGAAACACCATTTCAACCTCCTGTTTATTCTGTCATcctgaaaaaatggaaataactgaCCTACCTTAACAAGCATGAGACTATCCGGAAAATACTACGTGTGGTCCCGTATATGTGAAGTAAATTAGAAATCTTTAAGCATTGACTTCTTACTGTTACAGGGCTGTCACATCTAAGAAAGCTTGTTAACACCAAGAATATCTATTTGCAGTTTTGtcacaacaacaaaaaggctCAGCGGTACCTTCTTCATGGTTTGGAGTGTGTGGTAGCAATGCATCAACCTCAGCTCATTTCCAAGATTCCACATATCTTGAAGGAGATGTATGATGCAGACCTTTTGGAGGAAGAGGTCATCATTAGCTGGTCGGAAAAGGTGGGGAATATATTGATGAGCTCTTAAAGATTAGGATTGGGGCTTTTTTGGAAAAAGTTTTCTAACACCTAGTCTCTAGTTGCTTGACTGGTATAACCTGTAGGGTGATCCCCACCATGGTAGCTTCTAGTAATGACCAAAGAAAATCTTTTGCTCTTTGCTGAATACGTTTAATCTGTTGAGAGTTTGAGATTAATGTGTGTTCCAGTCTCCTCAAAGGATGGATATAGACAATTATGTATGACTCAAGTTACTGTTAAGTTGTTTGAACTAAAAGTTTTACTAAACGTTTTTTAGACCTCTAAGAAATATGTCTCAAAAGAACTTGCCAAAGAGATTCGTGTTAAAGCGGAACCTTTTATAAAATGGTtgaaggaagcagaggaagaaTCTTCTGGTGGtgaagatgatgatgaagatgagAATATTGAGGTAAACACTGGGAAAATTGTTAAATACCATGTTAGTGGTAAGTGAGAATTACAAAGTGCCAATATTGGATAATTGCAAATTAAATGTAATTAGGAAGGGAATCACATTAATAGGATAGATGCTAGAAATCTCTCCTACCCCTAGATGTCGTGATTTCAAATAAATACTGTGTGGGTTCTCAACGGGAGGGTTTGTTTCACCTCAGTATATAGGGATCTGTAAATGTAGAATGTTAACTTAGTTTTTACATAAATTCAAAATTTTTCATGAACAAATGGCTGTTTCTAGgtagtttttctcctttgttgaCCACTGACTATTGTTTTTATGAGCAGTTTTACTGGGATAAAAGTTTACAATGAAAAATCTCCTGTTTTACCAGGTGGTGTATTCAAAGACTGCCAGTGTACCGAAAGTTGAAGCTGTAAAGTCTGACAACAAAGATGATGACATTGATATTGATGCCATTTAAAGGGGTGGGTGCAGCCTAGCTTAACAGTGTAATGCTGAGAATCTTTTTGCATCATTGGCCAGAAGTGCAACATGAATGTGCAGAAGCTAAAATGGCTTAACATCATGCTACACTTTTCTACTAAAAATGTGTTGCTGTGAGTGGTCTGTATTTAAACCCAGCAAGACATCTAGGGACTCCATACACATATCAATGAACAGGTGTAGTTTGCTTATTTATAgcatgtttctttttgaaaaattagtGGTGGACACATTTGGATCACATTTATAcagttctaaaaaataaagatttgattttggtcattctTCAGATTTTTGACTCTGAATGGCTTAAGTAAGCTGAAATAATTGGCTCCTTTAAAAATGCTGCACCATCATTTAACCTGATAGGATTGTTGGAGCCTGTTTGATACTAGGTGCTGAGACTTAGAGGTCCTTTAGCAGAATGTGAACATAAACTTATAAATACCTTACTCAGTCATTAGGAAATATAGTGCTTTCTAAGTCTTATCTCTAGTCCCTGAAATTGGCATCTGATAATGTATATCTTTCCCGTGCCAAGGTGGACAGATAATCAAATGACAGTGCAACACCTTTATCTTACTAAGAAGCTAAAATGACCTGAGTGTCTATAAATTTAAGAGCAGGTTTTGAAACTTGAattgtgtttgattttttaaaagtctatactTGCCCCAAATTGTAGTCTCGAAGTCATATGCATTGCACGTTGGATGAGCCAGGGGAATTATTACATTAACATAAAAGCATTTTATTATGTGTATGTAGCTGTTGCTTTAtactgaaagaaaatggaaatatgggGGAGTGACTAAATACTAATAAGCTATGATTTTATTTGAGGGAAATAGGAAAAGATGCAATTAATCTCAAGCAAAAACTGAGTGTAACTTCTCAGCATTTACTCTtgatttcaaattacagtttCAGAATATTTAGACATACTGTATCTTTTGTTCAGTGTGAATTTTTCCCTGGATACTATGGTTctttatatttttgcatttggATACATAACTTAAGCTTTTTCGGTTTTTGTTACTATCTTGCCAAAATAATTAACTGTGTCTCAAACTCCCTGCCACAACCCCcaaaaaatgtgttattttaaaaaaaaaagctaaaagcatGTTTCTAAATCATAACCTATATTTTGGTGTAAGACTTGGTGTGTTTTTATTTCATAGTGAATATAGTGAGATACCCAAGAAGACTGGTGATGGCAACTAGGGCCTGACCCAGCCCGTCCTGGGCTTTAGATTTGGAAATAAAATCGTTGGGAATTGCTTGCCCAACTTGCTGATCTAAACTCACTTGACAGAAGGGCTTATGAGTACATCTTAAAAGTCTTGAAGGTACAAATTTACACAGAAAATAGAGTGTGGGAATCAAATGCATGGAGTGAATTTTGTTTGGAACACTGGCTTATTGTTCATCTCTTTGTGATCCATCTCATAGATTACAAGATGTTAACAAATGTATGTAAGTTTTTTTCACATTGAAATTATACAATCTGGTATAATAAAACCTTGTTAGCTTGATACTTTAAGGAAAAACACTGGCATTCTCACTGGGGAGATACAAAGTGGTCTccagctgcctttttttttttttttttttttttaattttgttgagatTGAAGGAGAGTCATATGTCTATGTAGAGGGAATGTGCTTTGTCACACCAAAGAGAAGAGGCTTTTGTAAATTCACATCTTACGTAGGTATTAAATGTCTTGCCATTTTCGAGGAGTACCAAGTTGGATTCAAGATACCCATGATCAAGCTAATGAGGTTCTGTTCTAGAAGGGTTTTTTCCCTCTTCCTCGTCCCCCCTGCCTCCCTTAAACCTGAAGGATTTCGTTCAGGGCTTCTAAAACACTAAAGAGAAAATTTTGGCTTAGACCAGTGTTCAGTCTAGTGCCAAACTTAAAATGGGATTGGGATTCAAATCCACATAGTAAGGAATTTATTCATAGCAGCTATCCTGATAGAGTGATCTTTCACTTTGCTCTATTCAACTGTCTTAAAATTTCCTGTTTCAAACAGCTGTTATTTGATTAAAacaatgttaaaattatttttgtctctgctttAATATTAACCTGAATTTTTGTTTATAAAGTTGGAGAATTGAAAACTCCCTTTTGGTAGCTGTTGCTTCAAATTTGTGTTGGATGTTCTTTGTGCCATTGTGTCCCTACTCAGAAAACACATGTTGCTAATTATAATGGCTTTCCTTAGATCTTGTGTTCCTAATCTGTATCTCAAATTTATTAGAAACTGAGAAAATCTGCCTTCATCTGAT
This genomic window contains:
- the EIF5 gene encoding eukaryotic translation initiation factor 5, coding for MSVNVNRSVSDQFYRYKMPRLIAKVEGKGNGIKTVIVNMVDVAKALNRPPTYPTKYFGCELGAQTQFDVKNDRYIVNGSHEANKLQDMLDGFIKKFVLCPECENPETDLHVNPKKQTIGNSCKACGYRGMLDTHHKLCTFILKNPPENSDSSTGKKEKEKKNRKGKDKENGSVSTSETPPPPPPNEISPPPHAVEEEEDDDWGEDTTEEAQRRRMDEISDHAKVLTLSDDLERTIEERVNILFDFVKKKKEEGIIDSSDKEIVAEAERLDVKAMGPLVLTEVLFNEKIREQIKKYRRHFLRFCHNNKKAQRYLLHGLECVVAMHQPQLISKIPHILKEMYDADLLEEEVIISWSEKTSKKYVSKELAKEIRVKAEPFIKWLKEAEEESSGGEDDDEDENIEVVYSKTASVPKVEAVKSDNKDDDIDIDAI